The following are from one region of the Hydrogenophaga sp. BPS33 genome:
- a CDS encoding acyltransferase family protein: MTAHPIKIQSIEAARAVAALLVVFLHAGNMMRVEHLTGHVGVNNFFGFGYVGVDFFFVLSGFVIAYIQRDKLGRPGVALDYLWRRVTRIYPIYWFILLLTIAITLGGKLALGKEVFLDMSLADVPGTVFLLMDSEPPKYVGVAWSLQYEMMFYVMFVLLILNRRLGLMLFGVWAIFVLMNIFGVTKDLLPLNLDNSYCIQFLMGVACGLLLDKLPLRGRLSYCYWAVGFYAVCIFIEMFGPMGLHSHLGRLMLGVAGACVIVALVTAERDAGLRAPSWLVWLGAVSYSIYLAHIVLINVAFMILLKLGIYHQLPELATFAFAVVFAVLLSSLIGAYVELPLIQRLKRVHWRKAQPVVQGKVL, translated from the coding sequence ATGACCGCACACCCCATCAAGATCCAGTCGATCGAGGCTGCCCGTGCGGTGGCCGCGCTTCTGGTCGTGTTCCTTCACGCAGGCAACATGATGCGTGTGGAGCACCTCACAGGCCACGTGGGGGTGAACAACTTCTTCGGCTTCGGTTATGTGGGCGTTGATTTCTTCTTCGTGCTGAGCGGTTTCGTCATCGCTTACATACAGCGCGACAAACTGGGTCGACCTGGTGTGGCGCTGGACTATCTCTGGCGTCGGGTCACCCGCATCTATCCCATCTATTGGTTCATTCTCCTGCTCACCATCGCCATCACCCTGGGAGGCAAGTTGGCCTTGGGCAAGGAAGTGTTCCTGGACATGTCGCTCGCTGATGTGCCGGGCACCGTGTTTCTTTTGATGGACAGCGAGCCTCCCAAGTACGTCGGGGTGGCCTGGTCCCTGCAATACGAGATGATGTTCTACGTCATGTTCGTGCTGCTGATCCTGAACCGCCGGCTCGGGCTCATGCTCTTTGGCGTCTGGGCCATCTTCGTATTGATGAACATATTTGGCGTGACCAAGGATCTGTTGCCGCTCAACCTCGACAACAGCTACTGCATCCAGTTTCTGATGGGGGTGGCGTGCGGCCTGCTGCTGGACAAGCTGCCTTTGCGCGGGCGCCTGTCCTACTGCTACTGGGCCGTGGGCTTCTACGCGGTCTGCATCTTCATCGAGATGTTTGGGCCCATGGGGTTGCACAGTCACCTGGGGCGCCTGATGCTCGGCGTTGCCGGCGCATGCGTGATCGTGGCCCTGGTGACGGCGGAGCGGGATGCCGGCCTGCGCGCTCCGAGCTGGCTGGTCTGGCTGGGGGCGGTGTCCTACTCCATCTACCTCGCACACATCGTGCTGATCAACGTCGCGTTCATGATCCTGCTCAAACTCGGCATCTACCACCAGTTGCCCGAGTTGGCCACGTTCGCCTTCGCGGTGGTTTTCGCTGTGCTGCTTTCCTCGCTGATCGGGGCTTACGTGGAATTGCCCCTGATTCAACGGCTCAAGCGTGTGCACTGGCGCAAAGCCCAGCCGGTGGTTCAAGGCAAGGTGCTCTGA
- a CDS encoding MBOAT family O-acyltransferase: MLFTTSTFAFLYLPIVLCGYFLLGWRSSTWPAVWLFLASVFFYGYWVPEFTLLLLGSIAANFLIGRRIAASERASRFWLVVGLVFNLGLLAYFKYANFFVDNINAVLGSEWRLGRIVLPIGISFFTFTQIAYLVDTWQNKVREVRWVHYGLFVTYFPHLVAGPVLHHAQMMPQFANPAVYRFDATHFGLGLVIFSIGLFKKVVLADGIAPYADAVFNPADSGVTPGSAEAWIAALAYTFQLYFDFSGYSDMAIGLSWMFNIRLPFNFNSPYKATSISDFWRRWHISLSNFLRDYLYVSLGGNRRGVVRRYLNLALTMLLGGLWHGASWSFILWGTLHGAYLVINHLFRAAMERLGLRSALDASRAFTLLAWALTFLAVVVAWVFFRAETLDGAQRVLLAMLGRTPAHTDAGLLLWNAGLEAGTAIGWCVVLGAMAVLLPNSNAMGERLSIWLRRSAAWRPAVIAAALVFSACMVVLNTARDAVSAFIYFNF; the protein is encoded by the coding sequence ATGTTGTTCACCACGAGCACATTCGCGTTTCTGTACCTGCCGATCGTCTTGTGCGGCTACTTCCTTCTGGGATGGCGCTCCAGCACCTGGCCCGCGGTGTGGCTTTTCCTGGCGTCGGTCTTCTTCTACGGCTACTGGGTGCCCGAGTTCACGCTGCTGCTGCTGGGTTCGATCGCCGCGAACTTCCTGATCGGCCGGCGCATCGCAGCGTCCGAGCGGGCAAGCCGCTTCTGGCTGGTGGTGGGCCTGGTGTTCAACCTCGGGCTCCTGGCCTATTTCAAGTACGCCAACTTTTTCGTCGACAACATCAACGCGGTGCTCGGAAGCGAATGGCGCCTCGGGCGGATCGTCCTGCCCATTGGCATTTCGTTCTTCACGTTCACCCAGATCGCCTACCTGGTGGACACCTGGCAGAACAAAGTGCGCGAGGTTCGTTGGGTCCACTATGGCCTGTTTGTCACCTACTTCCCGCATCTGGTGGCGGGTCCGGTGTTGCACCACGCGCAGATGATGCCGCAGTTCGCCAACCCGGCGGTGTACCGCTTCGATGCCACGCACTTTGGGCTAGGCTTGGTGATCTTCTCCATCGGTCTGTTCAAGAAGGTGGTGCTGGCCGATGGCATCGCCCCGTACGCAGACGCCGTTTTCAACCCGGCCGACAGCGGCGTGACGCCGGGCAGCGCGGAAGCCTGGATCGCCGCGTTGGCCTATACCTTCCAGCTGTACTTCGATTTTTCGGGCTACTCCGACATGGCCATCGGCCTGTCTTGGATGTTCAACATCCGGCTGCCCTTCAACTTCAATTCGCCCTATAAGGCCACCAGCATCAGCGACTTCTGGCGGCGCTGGCACATCTCGCTGTCCAACTTTCTGCGCGACTACCTGTACGTGTCGCTGGGTGGCAATCGGCGTGGCGTGGTGCGTCGCTATCTGAACCTGGCGTTGACCATGTTGCTGGGTGGACTGTGGCATGGTGCGAGTTGGTCCTTCATCTTGTGGGGTACCTTGCACGGCGCCTATCTCGTGATCAATCACCTGTTTCGCGCCGCGATGGAGCGGCTGGGCCTGCGCTCGGCGCTGGACGCCAGCCGCGCGTTCACGCTATTGGCTTGGGCCTTGACCTTCCTGGCGGTGGTGGTCGCCTGGGTGTTCTTCCGCGCCGAAACCCTCGATGGTGCACAGCGTGTGCTGCTGGCCATGCTGGGGCGAACCCCCGCGCACACGGATGCCGGCTTGCTGCTGTGGAACGCCGGCCTCGAAGCGGGGACGGCCATCGGATGGTGCGTGGTGCTGGGCGCGATGGCTGTGCTGTTGCCCAACAGCAATGCCATGGGGGAGCGGTTGTCGATCTGGCTGCGCCGTAGCGCTGCATGGCGTCCCGCCGTCATCGCTGCCGCCTTGGTGTTCTCTGCCTGCATGGTGGTGCTCAACACCGCACGCGACGCGGTGAGCGCCTTCATCTATTTCAACTTCTGA
- a CDS encoding oligosaccharide flippase family protein encodes MNSLRKKIGLQFLVSNGATVANFSLSVILARLLTPEDVGIFSMSAILVTFAHVFRDFGVFSYIVKEKEVNLQTIRTALGVLLLSSWSVAAILYFSSYLWSDFFKTPEVGDVVKVLAIGFVFIPFGSIPFALLTRNLEVKRTSKVMAISVVTYFIASIVLAYTGHGHMTMAWANLINIIVTGAAYHWYSTTPMPWIPSLKGWQRITHFGTGSITTSTIAALDMALPDVMLGKMSTPSAVGYFNKAVSAVALPYTVFKSTIDYFALPYLSRLHHANEDMAGAIQQASSYISVIIIPAMVWMTVMDREIILFLFGPQWEGSVNVMPWLCLGGAVAVLFRLTPPALMSIGKPYVAAVPLLLILSIKIALALVLFDGSLVSFGIAMAVGQIIGIPALLFINRHYFGLGVRRWLRGNVSILIVSAATGCVSWLMKTYVHPNASLFFSLLINGVGFLVAWYVCVITIKPPIEVEVRRFSASARGILRRRWSDT; translated from the coding sequence TTGAACTCGCTCAGAAAAAAAATCGGCCTTCAGTTTCTGGTGAGCAATGGCGCCACGGTCGCCAATTTCTCCCTGTCGGTCATCCTTGCGCGCCTGTTGACACCCGAAGACGTCGGTATCTTCTCCATGAGCGCGATTCTGGTGACCTTCGCGCACGTGTTTCGCGACTTCGGTGTGTTCTCCTACATCGTCAAGGAGAAAGAGGTCAACCTCCAGACCATCCGCACGGCGCTCGGCGTTCTGCTGCTTTCATCATGGAGTGTGGCCGCCATCCTGTATTTCTCCTCGTATCTCTGGTCCGACTTCTTCAAGACGCCAGAAGTCGGCGACGTGGTGAAGGTGCTGGCGATCGGCTTCGTCTTCATCCCCTTCGGCTCCATCCCCTTCGCGCTGCTCACCCGCAACCTCGAGGTGAAGCGAACGTCCAAGGTCATGGCGATCTCGGTGGTGACCTACTTCATCGCCAGCATCGTGCTCGCCTACACGGGCCACGGCCACATGACGATGGCGTGGGCCAATCTGATCAACATCATCGTGACCGGCGCGGCCTACCACTGGTACTCCACCACGCCCATGCCCTGGATTCCCAGCCTCAAGGGGTGGCAGAGGATCACCCACTTCGGAACCGGCTCCATCACCACCTCCACCATCGCGGCGCTGGACATGGCCCTGCCCGACGTGATGCTGGGAAAAATGAGCACCCCCTCGGCGGTCGGGTACTTCAACAAGGCGGTCTCGGCCGTGGCCTTGCCTTACACGGTGTTCAAGTCCACGATCGACTATTTCGCCCTGCCCTACCTGTCCAGGCTGCACCACGCCAACGAAGACATGGCCGGCGCCATCCAGCAGGCCTCGTCCTACATCTCCGTCATCATCATTCCCGCCATGGTCTGGATGACCGTGATGGACCGCGAGATCATCCTCTTCCTGTTCGGGCCGCAGTGGGAAGGCAGCGTCAACGTGATGCCCTGGCTGTGCCTGGGCGGCGCGGTGGCCGTGCTGTTCAGGCTCACCCCTCCCGCGCTGATGAGCATCGGCAAGCCCTATGTGGCAGCCGTTCCGCTGTTGCTCATCCTCAGCATCAAGATCGCGCTCGCCCTGGTTCTTTTCGATGGCTCATTGGTCAGCTTCGGCATCGCGATGGCCGTGGGTCAGATCATCGGCATTCCCGCCTTGCTCTTCATCAACAGGCACTATTTCGGCCTGGGCGTGCGGCGCTGGTTGCGGGGCAACGTCTCCATCCTGATCGTGTCGGCGGCCACGGGTTGCGTCAGCTGGCTGATGAAAACCTACGTCCACCCCAATGCGTCCCTTTTCTTCAGCCTGCTGATCAATGGCGTGGGATTCCTGGTGGCCTGGTACGTGTGCGTGATCACCATCAAGCCACCCATCGAGGTGGAAGTACGCCGTTTCAGCGCCAGTGCCCGCGGCATCCTCCGTCGGCGCTGGTCGGACACCTGA
- a CDS encoding 4'-phosphopantetheinyl transferase family protein → MNPIPLTSLVSPAIHLWLVDLGAGLDNAMRTPQLDANELAKAARFRFERDARRYRISHQALRSVLGDHVGRPAAALAFTEGAFGKPRLVGAGMPHFNMSHSGDWALIGVCDAVPIGVDIEVMQPMDDLQALARRNFSAREFAAFEATASTTQLDAFLRCWTRKEACLKALGSGLSIEPHVFEAGLGTESMSTFIDVDGRPCRMKVEHIDLPIAAKAACAHLLAQDGDLAM, encoded by the coding sequence ATGAATCCGATACCACTGACTTCCCTCGTCTCGCCCGCCATTCACCTGTGGCTGGTGGATCTGGGCGCGGGCCTCGACAACGCAATGCGCACACCCCAGCTGGACGCGAACGAACTGGCCAAGGCCGCGCGCTTTCGCTTCGAGCGCGACGCGCGCCGCTACCGGATCAGCCACCAGGCCCTGCGCAGCGTGCTCGGTGACCACGTGGGCAGACCTGCCGCTGCGCTGGCGTTCACCGAAGGCGCCTTCGGCAAACCACGGCTCGTGGGCGCCGGCATGCCGCACTTCAACATGAGCCACAGCGGCGACTGGGCGCTCATCGGCGTGTGCGACGCCGTGCCGATTGGCGTGGACATCGAAGTGATGCAACCGATGGACGATCTGCAGGCGCTGGCCCGACGCAATTTCAGCGCCAGGGAGTTTGCCGCCTTCGAGGCGACCGCGTCGACCACGCAGCTCGACGCCTTCCTGCGCTGCTGGACCCGCAAGGAGGCCTGCCTGAAAGCCTTGGGCAGCGGCCTCTCGATCGAACCCCATGTCTTCGAAGCGGGGCTGGGCACCGAATCCATGTCGACCTTCATCGATGTCGATGGTCGACCCTGCCGCATGAAGGTCGAGCACATCGACCTGCCCATCGCCGCCAAAGCGGCTTGCGCGCACCTGTTGGCTCAGGACGGAGATCTGGCCATGTAG
- a CDS encoding acyltransferase family protein, whose amino-acid sequence MTPALSVWMDLCRVLAALAVYVGHSSLLLVAPEGVSATWQRSADDAVTAFFVISGIVIAHTSRQRLDAGGAGHYALARLSRVYSVAIPAVLFALAVDLIGMRWDPSLYVVDWQYPRLWLHLPFHWLFLGETWFGAIQPLSMAPYWSLGYEVWYYVLFGCLLYLQGRTRQRVVVVVLLIMGPRILLLWPVWWLGVVLYRRMDRLRVTRAWAWAFMLAAMLGYGVFFLSGLRAETDAASKALYAWISRGLPSPFDPGSTVHVLSDYVMALLFALFVVGAAHCGWSFGDRGARAIRFLAGFTFTFYLIHYTLLLCAQAMGFGAPSWGIYFVTFLVVCFFTWVVAQVGELRRDRYRQWLRALARRLAPE is encoded by the coding sequence ATGACTCCGGCTCTTTCTGTTTGGATGGATCTGTGCCGCGTGCTGGCCGCGCTGGCGGTCTACGTCGGGCACTCCTCTTTGCTGCTCGTGGCGCCCGAGGGTGTGAGCGCGACTTGGCAGCGCTCTGCCGATGATGCGGTCACCGCGTTTTTCGTGATCTCGGGCATCGTCATCGCCCACACCAGCCGCCAGCGGCTGGATGCAGGTGGCGCGGGGCACTACGCGCTGGCGCGCCTTTCCCGGGTGTATTCGGTGGCGATTCCCGCGGTGCTCTTTGCGCTGGCGGTGGATCTGATCGGGATGCGCTGGGACCCCAGTCTCTACGTGGTCGACTGGCAATACCCACGGCTGTGGCTGCACCTCCCGTTTCATTGGCTCTTTCTCGGGGAAACCTGGTTCGGTGCCATTCAGCCGTTGAGCATGGCGCCCTACTGGTCGCTGGGATACGAAGTCTGGTACTACGTCCTGTTCGGCTGTCTGCTGTACCTGCAAGGCCGGACGCGCCAACGGGTCGTGGTCGTGGTTCTGCTGATCATGGGGCCTCGTATTCTGCTGTTGTGGCCGGTGTGGTGGCTGGGCGTGGTGCTGTATCGGCGCATGGACCGCCTGCGCGTGACACGCGCATGGGCCTGGGCCTTCATGCTCGCGGCCATGCTGGGTTATGGCGTGTTCTTTCTCTCGGGTCTTCGCGCCGAAACCGATGCTGCATCGAAGGCGTTGTATGCCTGGATCAGCCGCGGGTTGCCCAGCCCGTTCGATCCAGGTTCCACGGTGCACGTCCTCTCCGACTATGTGATGGCGCTGTTGTTTGCGCTGTTCGTGGTGGGGGCCGCGCATTGCGGGTGGAGCTTTGGCGATCGGGGCGCGCGGGCCATCCGTTTTCTCGCCGGCTTCACTTTCACGTTCTATCTGATTCACTACACGCTGCTGCTCTGCGCACAGGCCATGGGCTTTGGCGCGCCCTCCTGGGGCATCTACTTCGTGACCTTCCTTGTCGTCTGCTTCTTCACCTGGGTCGTGGCGCAGGTGGGGGAGTTGCGCCGCGACAGGTACCGCCAGTGGCTGCGGGCCTTGGCGCGCAGGCTGGCCCCAGAGTGA
- a CDS encoding alpha/beta fold hydrolase, which produces MSEILVVFGSDRHLAGTLNLPEGGETEPVGVLLYNAGVISRMGPHRLNVKLARDLSARGVASLRFDLSGQGDSRVCAQGHTFERQAVLDLQAAMDHMERICNIKHFVVGGICSGAHTGLAVADIDPRVVGLWMVDGHAYPTLKSLWRRRIPQLTRRPLQTLLQWSKSLVGLALFPLRRLMRRQNRHLAVLDMGRETPSKEAFANTMQTIVDRGVDVFMVYTASVWWTYNYAGQWRDSFKDRAFVDQVRCEHLPEMDHTATRLSSQRWLIDNLGKWVDNICDRPQHTVW; this is translated from the coding sequence ATGAGCGAGATCCTGGTGGTGTTTGGATCGGACCGGCATCTGGCGGGCACCTTGAACCTGCCCGAAGGCGGCGAGACCGAGCCGGTGGGCGTTCTCCTCTACAACGCGGGCGTGATCTCCCGCATGGGTCCGCACCGCCTGAACGTCAAGCTGGCGCGCGACCTGAGCGCGCGCGGCGTGGCAAGCCTGCGCTTTGACTTGTCCGGGCAGGGTGACAGCCGCGTGTGCGCACAGGGCCACACCTTCGAGCGCCAGGCCGTGCTGGACCTGCAGGCGGCCATGGACCACATGGAGCGCATCTGCAACATCAAGCACTTCGTGGTTGGTGGCATCTGTTCCGGCGCACACACCGGATTGGCGGTCGCGGACATCGACCCGCGGGTGGTCGGCCTGTGGATGGTAGACGGGCACGCATATCCCACCCTCAAGTCGCTCTGGCGGCGGCGCATTCCGCAGCTCACGCGGCGTCCTCTGCAAACCCTGCTCCAGTGGAGCAAGTCGCTGGTGGGGTTGGCCCTGTTTCCCCTTCGCAGACTGATGAGACGCCAGAACCGCCACCTGGCCGTGCTGGACATGGGGCGTGAGACTCCCTCCAAGGAGGCCTTTGCAAACACCATGCAGACCATCGTCGACCGCGGTGTGGACGTCTTCATGGTGTACACCGCCAGCGTGTGGTGGACGTACAACTACGCTGGCCAATGGCGCGACAGCTTCAAGGACCGGGCCTTCGTGGACCAGGTGCGATGCGAGCACCTTCCGGAGATGGACCACACGGCCACACGCCTGTCGTCGCAGCGCTGGCTGATCGACAACCTGGGCAAGTGGGTCGACAACATTTGCGACCGCCCGCAACACACGGTGTGGTAG
- a CDS encoding serine aminopeptidase domain-containing protein — protein MNPIRFGPRERQLYGVFHPANPQRPTGRGVLLCNPFGQEAVRLHRLYRVLADRLSHHGTHVMRFDYFGTGESSGADEDGELGGWCGDLLMADAELRKRSGCSSVSWVGARLGATLAALASANASRSIDNLVLWEPILQGDAYLQELEEADNQFLNHVLKRPGKPIAPFTEYMGFSVSPRLVEQIRQIDTAPLSTLRARRAVVMHTPVALRQPALASVMARAVPACESVPFEHAFDWTSEEALNTALVPAEALKLLQSLIDGVEP, from the coding sequence GTGAACCCGATCCGTTTTGGACCGCGCGAGCGGCAGCTGTACGGCGTGTTCCACCCGGCCAACCCCCAACGCCCGACCGGCAGGGGCGTGCTGCTGTGCAACCCGTTCGGGCAGGAGGCGGTGCGGCTGCACCGGCTGTACCGCGTGCTGGCCGACCGGCTCAGCCATCACGGCACGCATGTGATGCGGTTCGACTATTTCGGCACGGGCGAGTCGTCGGGTGCGGACGAGGATGGCGAGCTCGGTGGCTGGTGTGGCGACCTGCTCATGGCGGATGCCGAGTTGCGCAAGCGCTCGGGTTGTTCCAGCGTGAGCTGGGTCGGCGCGCGTCTGGGTGCCACCTTGGCCGCGCTGGCCTCGGCCAACGCCTCAAGGTCCATCGACAATCTCGTGCTCTGGGAGCCCATCCTCCAGGGCGACGCCTACCTTCAGGAACTTGAGGAAGCCGACAACCAGTTTCTCAATCACGTGCTCAAGCGCCCTGGCAAGCCGATCGCCCCCTTTACCGAATACATGGGTTTCTCTGTCAGCCCGAGGTTGGTGGAGCAGATCCGCCAGATCGACACCGCCCCCCTTAGCACGCTTCGTGCGCGCAGGGCCGTGGTGATGCACACCCCCGTGGCGCTGCGCCAGCCTGCGCTGGCCTCGGTGATGGCGCGTGCCGTGCCCGCGTGCGAGAGCGTGCCGTTCGAGCACGCATTCGACTGGACATCGGAAGAAGCGCTGAACACCGCGCTGGTGCCCGCCGAGGCACTGAAACTGCTGCAATCGTTGATCGATGGAGTTGAGCCATGA